GCGCGCGGCGCCGATGCCGGTGCTCAGGAAGCGGTCCATGTGCAGGAACCAGGCGAGGTCGCTCTCCGGGCGGCCGACGTCGACCAGTTCCCAGTCGAGCAGGGCGGCGGGCCGGTCCCCGGCGAAGACGATGTTGCCGAGCCGGGCGTCGCCCCACAGCGGTGTGGGCACGGCCGGTGCCGGTGGCCGGTGGGCGCGCAGCCACGCCACCGCCGCCGTGACGGCCGGGTTGTCGACGGCACCGAAGTGATCCAGGTGTCCGGCATAGAACTCCGGGTCGCCGGAGGGCGCGGCGGTGACCGGCAGGGTCGCCGGATCGAGACGGTGCAGCCGGCCCATCGCCGCGAGCGCCCGCCACCACACCGCCCGCTGCCGGGCCGGCGAGGCGTCGGCGAGCCATCCCTGCCGGTGGTACGACGGCAGGTCCGCCGGCACCTCCCCGGCGACGCGGGCCATCACCACGAACGGCGCGCCCAGCGGTTGCGGGTCGGGTTCGTGGCCGAGCACCGGTGCCACCGGTACGGCGGTGTCGGCGAGCGCCACCTGCACCGCGATCTGTTCCCGCCAGCGCAGGTCGGGGAAGATGCGGTGCCCGGTCGGGGCGACCCGTACCGCGAGGGGCACGGTGCGCTCCCGGCCGTGCTCGCGCCACCTGGCGTCACAGAGCAGGATCTCGGCGGAGAAGCCGGCGGTGGGAGGTACGGTCACCGGCCCCACCACCACGTCGCGCACGGGCAGGGCGTCCCGCAGCCACTGCGCGAGCCGGGTACGGGTCAGTTCGGAATCACGCTGCACGGGTATCGGCACGGACGTCTCCGATCAGGATGTGCCACCGGGTGGTGTGGGTACGAGGAAGGGCCGCCGACCGGCGTCGAGCGCGCAGAGCGCGTCCAGGCTGAGCACCGGCGCGGCGGGCGGGGGCGGATCGAGCCATCCGGCGCCGGTGCGGACGGCCTGGTGGAGTCGCCGGAGCGGTGCCGACGGCGGGACACCGAGGTCGCGGCGCAGTGCGGCGGCGAGTCGTTCGTAGACCCGTACCGCGTCGGCCTGCCGACCGCTGCGGTGCAACGCGGTGATCAGGCTGGCGTGGATCGGCTCGCTGAGGGGATGCCGACCGGCCAGGGCGGTGGCCGTGGGCACCACCTGCCGGTGCCGGCCGCAGCGCAGCTCCGCCTCCAGGTACCGCTCGACCAGCAGCAGCCGCCACTGGTCGAGGTGACCGGCGATCTGCTGGGCGACGGGACCGGTGCGGACGTCGGCGAGCACCGCGCCGCGCCACAGCGCGAGCGCCTCGCGCCACGATCGGGCGGCGCGGGTCGGGTCGCCGGCCGCGGCCCGCTCCTCCCCCTCCCGTACCCGCGTGTGGACCACGCCGAGGTCGGTGTCGAGCGGGTCGACGCGCAGGCGGTAGCCGTGCCCGCAGGTGACCACCCGCGCCGGCACGTCGGCGTGTGCCAGGACCCGGCGCAGGTGCATGACGTACGTCTGCAGGGTGGTCGCCGCGCTGCGCGGCGGATGGTCGTGCCACAGCTCCCGCATGCAGGTGGCGGCCGGCACCACCTGGTCGGCGCGCAGCACCAGCAGGCCGAGCAGTTGTCGTTGCTTGGGCGCGGTGGGGCCGGCGTCACCGTCGGGGCCACCGACCCGCAGGCCACCCAGGACGTCGATGGTCATCGCCGGACCTCCCGGT
Above is a window of Verrucosispora sp. NA02020 DNA encoding:
- a CDS encoding AfsR/SARP family transcriptional regulator, whose product is MTIDVLGGLRVGGPDGDAGPTAPKQRQLLGLLVLRADQVVPAATCMRELWHDHPPRSAATTLQTYVMHLRRVLAHADVPARVVTCGHGYRLRVDPLDTDLGVVHTRVREGEERAAAGDPTRAARSWREALALWRGAVLADVRTGPVAQQIAGHLDQWRLLLVERYLEAELRCGRHRQVVPTATALAGRHPLSEPIHASLITALHRSGRQADAVRVYERLAAALRRDLGVPPSAPLRRLHQAVRTGAGWLDPPPPAAPVLSLDALCALDAGRRPFLVPTPPGGTS
- a CDS encoding phosphotransferase family protein, which gives rise to MPIPVQRDSELTRTRLAQWLRDALPVRDVVVGPVTVPPTAGFSAEILLCDARWREHGRERTVPLAVRVAPTGHRIFPDLRWREQIAVQVALADTAVPVAPVLGHEPDPQPLGAPFVVMARVAGEVPADLPSYHRQGWLADASPARQRAVWWRALAAMGRLHRLDPATLPVTAAPSGDPEFYAGHLDHFGAVDNPAVTAAVAWLRAHRPPAPAVPTPLWGDARLGNIVFAGDRPAALLDWELVDVGRPESDLAWFLHMDRFLSTGIGAARLPGLPTRAETVAYYARLLGRPLEHLEYHEVDAAFRFCVVTARVVRLLEGSGVLPPGSDFPLHRNATALLRRRLTEAGVDLSSAGVPGL